The Mycobacterium paragordonae genome includes a region encoding these proteins:
- a CDS encoding alpha/beta family hydrolase, giving the protein MNLDDIAGIAHEPADTPQGVAVLTHGAGGNRDSPLLQRICDEWARQGWLAVRYNLPYRRRRPKGPPSNSAIADQAGVVEAIELCRTLADGPLIVGGHSYGGRQTSMVVAALEVPVDELTLFSYPVHPPGKPERRRTEHLPRISVPTVFTHGTSDPFGTIVELREAAALIPARTEIVEITGARHDLGSKTLDVPALAVDAALRLFRSPGQTA; this is encoded by the coding sequence ATGAATCTCGACGACATCGCCGGCATCGCCCACGAACCCGCCGACACACCGCAGGGCGTGGCGGTACTGACCCACGGCGCCGGAGGAAATCGCGATTCCCCTCTGCTGCAACGGATTTGCGACGAGTGGGCGCGCCAGGGCTGGCTCGCGGTGCGCTACAACCTGCCCTACCGGCGACGGCGCCCTAAGGGTCCGCCGTCCAACTCCGCCATCGCCGACCAGGCGGGCGTCGTCGAGGCGATCGAACTGTGCCGCACCCTGGCCGACGGACCACTGATCGTCGGCGGGCATTCCTACGGCGGCCGGCAGACCTCGATGGTGGTGGCCGCCCTGGAGGTGCCCGTGGACGAGTTGACGCTGTTCTCCTACCCGGTCCATCCGCCGGGCAAGCCGGAGCGCCGCCGCACCGAACATCTGCCCCGCATCAGCGTGCCGACGGTCTTCACCCACGGCACCTCCGACCCGTTCGGGACCATCGTCGAATTGCGGGAGGCCGCGGCGCTGATTCCCGCGCGAACCGAGATCGTCGAAATCACCGGCGCGCGGCACGATCTGGGATCGAAGACCCTCGACGTGCCCGCCCTGGCGGTCGATGCGGCGCTTCGCCTGTTTCGGTCTCCGGGCCAAACAGCGTGA
- a CDS encoding CD225/dispanin family protein, with protein MTQPPPPGYPPQQPPAGQQPDNYLVWSILATLFCCLPLGIVAIVKSTQVSGLWAQGQYAEAQAAADSAKKFVKYSVIAGVVGAIIYGVIIALGAMNTDTSSAAMMMVDALSLG; from the coding sequence ATGACACAACCACCCCCTCCCGGTTACCCGCCGCAGCAGCCGCCGGCAGGTCAGCAGCCCGACAATTACCTGGTCTGGTCGATCCTGGCGACGCTGTTCTGCTGTCTTCCTCTGGGGATCGTGGCGATCGTCAAGTCCACGCAGGTCAGTGGTTTGTGGGCGCAGGGTCAGTACGCCGAGGCACAAGCGGCGGCGGACAGCGCCAAGAAGTTCGTGAAGTACTCCGTGATCGCCGGCGTGGTCGGGGCGATCATCTACGGCGTCATCATCGCGCTGGGCGCGATGAACACCGACACCAGCTCGGCGGCCATGATGATGGTCGACGCACTGAGCCTGGGCTGA
- a CDS encoding TetR/AcrR family transcriptional regulator, which translates to MSSASGPSALPVVPPPPRRRPKDRKAQIARASAEAFSAQGYHAVSMETIAAKVGVSAPALYRHYAGKYDLFRDAVLTLSRQLVEATDLEDVGTDPGQVRDGIIAGLIDAALENRASGGLYRWQARYLRAGDQAELADQLKLINRRIQKPLNEIRPGLRSEQRWLLSAGVLSVIGSIVDHSGRLPADQIRALFGAAASGILAAELPQPEDVFPRPASWRLFTEDAGVYEALLHASMMLFKERGYAETSMAQIAKAAGVPVSGIYRYFSGKCEILATGLRRAADRVSGQLSPVVGALTEPRQALALLIEAYVATSFANPELGAVYYTERTNLTPADQMLLHNVQLSTIDSWVRLLTAARPSLTPVPARFLVHAAMALVVDLGRMGESAYLQACVRKLMDVTLFGPETETGEAPHRPPGRARRGSSIPDRAARR; encoded by the coding sequence GTGTCCAGCGCGTCCGGTCCGAGCGCCCTACCGGTGGTGCCGCCACCGCCTCGAAGGCGCCCCAAAGACCGCAAGGCGCAGATCGCCCGCGCCTCGGCCGAGGCTTTCAGCGCGCAGGGTTATCACGCAGTGAGCATGGAAACCATCGCGGCCAAGGTCGGGGTGTCGGCTCCCGCGCTGTATCGGCACTACGCGGGCAAGTACGACCTGTTCCGTGACGCGGTGCTGACGCTGAGCCGCCAGCTCGTCGAAGCCACGGATCTCGAAGACGTCGGTACCGACCCCGGACAGGTCCGGGACGGGATCATTGCCGGGCTCATTGACGCGGCCCTGGAAAACCGTGCCTCCGGCGGCCTGTATCGCTGGCAGGCGCGTTATCTGCGGGCCGGGGACCAGGCCGAGCTGGCTGACCAGCTGAAGTTGATCAATCGCCGAATTCAGAAGCCGCTGAACGAGATTCGGCCGGGACTGCGGTCCGAACAGCGGTGGCTGCTGTCGGCGGGCGTGTTGAGCGTGATCGGCAGCATCGTCGACCATTCCGGGCGGCTGCCGGCCGATCAGATCCGGGCGCTGTTCGGTGCGGCGGCGTCCGGGATTCTCGCCGCGGAACTCCCACAGCCGGAAGATGTCTTCCCGCGGCCGGCATCGTGGCGACTGTTCACCGAGGACGCCGGCGTCTACGAGGCGCTGCTGCACGCCTCGATGATGTTGTTCAAAGAACGTGGCTACGCCGAGACGAGCATGGCTCAGATCGCGAAGGCCGCCGGGGTGCCGGTGTCGGGGATCTATCGCTACTTCTCCGGCAAGTGCGAGATCCTGGCGACCGGTTTGCGCCGGGCCGCCGACCGGGTCTCCGGGCAACTGTCGCCGGTGGTCGGGGCCCTGACCGAACCGCGGCAGGCGCTGGCGCTGCTGATCGAGGCCTATGTGGCAACGTCGTTCGCCAACCCCGAACTCGGCGCCGTCTACTACACCGAGCGGACCAACCTGACGCCCGCCGACCAGATGCTGCTGCACAACGTGCAGCTGTCGACCATTGATTCCTGGGTTCGGCTGCTGACCGCGGCGCGGCCGTCGCTCACGCCTGTCCCGGCTCGGTTCCTGGTGCACGCAGCGATGGCCCTGGTGGTCGACTTGGGCCGGATGGGGGAGTCGGCCTACCTGCAGGCGTGCGTGCGAAAGCTGATGGATGTCACGCTGTTTGGCCCGGAGACCGAAACAGGCGAAGCGCCGCATCGACCGCCAGGGCGGGCACGTCGAGGGTCTTCGATCCCAGATCGTGCCGCGCGCCGGTGA
- a CDS encoding peptidase, with protein sequence MKLRSRRVVASSRAVTACLAAVLVVAGCTTMVTGRAVSVLNDPFRVGGLPATDGPSGAKPNGPAPTGTVLNTNNGPIDKLSLLSVNDIEEFWKNNYTAPLQGSFKPVDKLVSYDSNDPNSPIVCHNETYDLVNAFFTSRCNMIAWDRGVFMAVAQKYFGDMSVNGVLAHEFGHALQTMAKLVTRKDPTIVREQQADCFAGVYMYHVASGKSPRFDISTADGLDHVLAGIITTRDPVMDADSQNDDEHGSALDRVSAFQMGFITGTSACAGINKAEVEQRRGDLPTALRVDTGGDPETGEVQITEDTLKTLMELMGKIFSPKSPPTLVLKAGGCSDAKPSPPASYCPATNTINVDLPALATMGKVAGEKEHSLPQGDDTALSIVMSRYALAVQHERGLAMQSPWTALRTACLTGVAHRKMAENIELPSGNSLVLTAGDLDEAVAGLLTNHMVASDADGISVPAGFTRIAAFRSGVGGEMDGCYSRYPG encoded by the coding sequence ATGAAGTTGCGCTCGCGCAGGGTGGTCGCGTCGTCACGCGCCGTGACGGCTTGTCTGGCTGCGGTGCTCGTGGTGGCGGGCTGTACCACCATGGTCACCGGACGCGCGGTGTCGGTTCTCAACGATCCGTTCCGGGTGGGCGGGCTGCCGGCCACCGACGGGCCCAGCGGCGCGAAACCGAATGGGCCGGCACCGACCGGCACCGTGCTCAACACCAACAACGGGCCCATCGACAAGTTGTCGCTGCTGTCGGTCAACGACATCGAGGAATTCTGGAAGAACAACTACACCGCACCCTTGCAGGGGTCCTTCAAACCCGTCGACAAGCTGGTGTCGTATGACTCCAACGACCCGAACAGTCCGATCGTCTGCCACAACGAGACCTACGATCTGGTCAACGCCTTCTTCACCTCACGGTGCAACATGATCGCCTGGGACCGTGGCGTATTCATGGCGGTCGCGCAGAAGTACTTCGGCGACATGTCGGTAAACGGCGTGCTGGCGCACGAATTCGGTCACGCGCTGCAGACCATGGCCAAGCTGGTCACCAGAAAAGACCCGACCATCGTCCGCGAGCAGCAGGCCGACTGCTTCGCCGGGGTTTACATGTACCACGTGGCCTCCGGTAAGTCGCCGCGCTTCGACATCAGCACCGCCGACGGGCTTGACCACGTGCTGGCAGGGATCATCACGACGCGCGACCCGGTGATGGACGCGGACTCCCAGAACGACGACGAGCACGGCTCGGCTCTGGACCGGGTCAGCGCTTTCCAGATGGGTTTCATCACCGGCACCTCCGCGTGCGCGGGGATCAACAAGGCAGAGGTGGAGCAGCGTCGTGGCGATCTGCCGACCGCGCTGCGGGTCGACACCGGCGGGGACCCGGAGACGGGCGAAGTGCAGATCACCGAAGACACTCTGAAGACGCTGATGGAGTTGATGGGCAAGATCTTCTCGCCGAAGAGCCCGCCCACGCTGGTCCTGAAGGCCGGCGGCTGCTCGGATGCCAAGCCCAGCCCGCCCGCGTCCTACTGCCCGGCCACCAACACGATCAACGTCGACCTGCCCGCACTGGCGACCATGGGCAAGGTCGCCGGCGAGAAGGAACACAGCCTGCCGCAGGGCGACGACACCGCGCTGTCGATCGTGATGTCGCGGTACGCGCTGGCGGTGCAGCACGAGCGGGGGCTGGCGATGCAGAGCCCGTGGACCGCGTTGCGCACCGCGTGCCTCACCGGCGTCGCACACCGCAAGATGGCCGAGAACATCGAATTGCCGTCCGGCAACTCCCTGGTGCTGACGGCCGGTGACCTCGACGAAGCTGTCGCGGGACTACTCACCAACCACATGGTCGCCAGTGACGCCGACGGCATCAGCGTCCCGGCCGGGTTCACCCGGATCGCGGCATTCCGATCCGGGGTGGGCGGCGAGATGGACGGGTGCTACTCCCGCTACCCCGGCTGA
- a CDS encoding M28 family metallopeptidase, with the protein MVHKSKMIPAVLAVIAIVAFLGVGCGRGSNQTGSSGSGQAAGEFANTIRNKVTTDAMMSHLTKLQDIANANNGTRAVGTPGYEASVDYVVETLRKSGFDVQTPEFSARVFHSEKGSVEAGGLTADARALEYSLGTPEGGVTGPLLFAPTGDSPGCAPADYDKLPAQGAVVVVDRGGCQFAQKEDAAAQRGAAALIVVDNVDEQSMGGTLGANTEVKIPVVSITKSVGFQLRSKSGPATIKLAANTQSFKARNVIAQTKTGSPTDVVMAGAHLDSVPEGPGINDNGSGVAAILETAVQLGNSPQVRNAVRFAFWGAEELGLIGSRNYVESLDAEGLKNIALYLNFDMLASPNPGYFTYDGDQSLPMDARGQPVVPEGSAGIERTLVAYLKQAGKTAQDTSFDGRSDYDGFTLAGIPSGGLFSGAEVKMSQDQAKLWGGKADEPFDPNYHQKGDNLEHIDRTSLGIQGGGVAYAVALYAQDLGGHNGVPVMEDRVRHVLAKP; encoded by the coding sequence ATGGTGCACAAATCGAAGATGATTCCGGCGGTGCTGGCCGTTATCGCGATCGTCGCTTTCCTGGGGGTGGGCTGCGGGCGCGGGTCCAACCAGACCGGGTCCAGCGGCAGCGGCCAAGCGGCGGGCGAGTTCGCGAACACGATCCGCAACAAGGTCACCACCGACGCGATGATGTCGCACCTGACCAAGCTGCAGGACATCGCCAACGCCAACAACGGCACTCGCGCGGTCGGCACTCCGGGCTATGAAGCCAGCGTCGACTACGTCGTCGAGACGTTGCGCAAAAGCGGTTTTGACGTTCAGACACCCGAGTTCTCGGCCCGGGTCTTCCACTCGGAAAAGGGTTCGGTCGAGGCCGGCGGCCTGACCGCAGACGCGCGTGCGCTGGAATACAGCCTCGGCACACCCGAAGGCGGCGTGACGGGGCCGCTGCTGTTCGCGCCCACCGGAGACAGCCCCGGGTGTGCGCCGGCCGACTACGACAAGCTGCCGGCGCAGGGCGCGGTGGTGGTCGTCGACCGCGGCGGTTGCCAATTCGCGCAGAAGGAGGACGCGGCCGCCCAGCGCGGTGCGGCGGCGCTGATCGTCGTCGACAACGTGGACGAGCAATCGATGGGCGGCACGCTCGGAGCAAACACCGAAGTGAAGATTCCGGTGGTCAGTATCACCAAATCCGTTGGCTTCCAGCTGCGCTCCAAGTCGGGTCCGGCGACCATCAAACTGGCCGCGAACACCCAGAGTTTCAAGGCCCGTAACGTCATCGCGCAGACCAAGACCGGATCGCCGACCGACGTGGTGATGGCCGGTGCCCATCTGGACAGCGTGCCGGAGGGCCCGGGCATCAACGACAACGGCTCCGGGGTGGCAGCGATCCTGGAAACCGCTGTGCAGCTGGGTAATTCGCCGCAGGTACGCAACGCGGTGCGGTTCGCCTTCTGGGGCGCCGAGGAACTCGGCCTGATCGGTTCCCGCAACTACGTCGAGTCGCTGGACGCCGAGGGCCTGAAGAACATCGCGCTGTACCTGAACTTCGACATGCTGGCATCGCCGAATCCCGGTTACTTCACCTACGACGGCGACCAGTCGCTGCCGATGGACGCGCGTGGCCAGCCGGTGGTGCCCGAGGGGTCGGCCGGCATCGAGCGGACCCTGGTCGCCTACCTGAAGCAGGCCGGAAAGACGGCCCAGGACACCTCTTTCGATGGTCGCTCCGACTACGACGGATTCACGCTGGCGGGTATCCCGTCGGGCGGGCTGTTCTCCGGCGCCGAGGTCAAGATGTCCCAGGACCAGGCCAAGCTGTGGGGCGGCAAGGCAGACGAGCCGTTCGACCCCAACTACCACCAGAAGGGCGACAATCTCGAGCACATCGACCGGACGTCGCTGGGCATCCAGGGCGGCGGTGTCGCCTACGCGGTAGCGCTCTACGCCCAGGATCTCGGCGGGCACAACGGTGTTCCGGTGATGGAGGACCGCGTCCGGCACGTGCTCGCCAAGCCATGA
- a CDS encoding DUF2752 domain-containing protein, whose translation MVTRQGSVSAKLGARLSAPVFVAAASAVACAGIWLGDPTTPNGPLPTCPTKALLGIDCPGCGSMRMLYSLMHGDLLAAARFNALGLVAVGLLVWAYLAWTYGRVTGRRIRGWQHNRWAAMVTLSLVVVWFVVRNLPFAPFSGLYV comes from the coding sequence ATGGTGACCCGCCAAGGGTCGGTGTCCGCGAAGCTGGGTGCGCGATTGAGCGCCCCAGTGTTCGTGGCCGCAGCCTCGGCTGTGGCATGCGCCGGCATTTGGCTGGGTGACCCGACGACCCCGAACGGCCCGTTGCCGACCTGCCCCACCAAAGCGTTACTGGGCATCGATTGTCCCGGCTGCGGCAGCATGCGGATGCTGTACAGCCTGATGCACGGTGATCTGTTGGCCGCCGCCAGATTTAACGCGCTCGGTCTGGTCGCTGTCGGGCTCCTGGTCTGGGCCTACCTGGCCTGGACGTACGGCCGGGTGACCGGTCGGCGGATCCGGGGTTGGCAGCACAACCGCTGGGCCGCCATGGTGACTCTGTCGCTGGTGGTGGTCTGGTTCGTGGTGCGAAATCTGCCCTTTGCCCCATTCAGCGGGCTGTACGTCTGA
- a CDS encoding SGNH/GDSL hydrolase family protein, which translates to MKRYVALGSSMASGPGISPRAEGAPWRSGRSARNYPHLVAERAGLDLVDVTYSGATTAHVLAERQNGAPPQLTALNGSETLVTVTIGGNDVGYVPLLMAASLPSITRRLPLVGGRIAELLDREARELALSRVFDSLCEVGRSIRRRAPQARVLFVDYLTLLPPSGQKAPPLSGEHADLGRHVAITLEQLTAKAAAATDCEVVSAAAASRDHHAWSRHPWTVKVVVPLPGRPAPLHPNEAGMRAVADLIVSRL; encoded by the coding sequence ATGAAACGGTATGTCGCACTGGGCAGTTCGATGGCGTCCGGCCCGGGGATCAGCCCGCGCGCCGAGGGCGCGCCGTGGCGGTCGGGCCGGTCGGCCCGCAACTACCCGCATCTGGTCGCCGAGCGCGCCGGCCTGGATTTGGTCGACGTCACCTACTCCGGGGCCACCACCGCACATGTGCTGGCCGAACGGCAGAACGGCGCACCGCCGCAACTCACGGCACTGAACGGGTCGGAGACGCTGGTGACGGTCACCATCGGCGGCAACGACGTCGGCTATGTCCCGCTGCTGATGGCGGCCTCGTTGCCGTCCATCACCCGACGGCTGCCGCTGGTCGGTGGCCGCATCGCCGAACTGCTGGACCGCGAGGCGCGCGAGCTGGCACTGAGCCGGGTGTTCGATTCGCTGTGCGAGGTGGGCAGGTCCATCCGCCGGCGTGCGCCGCAGGCCCGGGTGCTGTTCGTCGACTACCTGACGCTGCTGCCGCCGTCGGGTCAGAAGGCGCCGCCGCTGTCCGGCGAGCACGCGGACCTGGGCCGGCACGTGGCTATCACGCTCGAGCAACTAACGGCGAAGGCCGCCGCGGCGACCGACTGTGAAGTCGTGTCCGCCGCGGCGGCCAGCCGCGATCATCATGCGTGGTCGCGGCACCCCTGGACGGTGAAAGTCGTTGTGCCGCTACCTGGTCGTCCGGCTCCGTTGCATCCCAACGAAGCGGGGATGCGGGCGGTCGCTGACCTGATTGTGAGCCGGTTGTAA
- a CDS encoding serine/threonine protein kinase, with protein MFHLNTVLRAATAAALTGGLMSGFACLGTATANADPNDTLAASLSKGYSLSNCTPKEPPAGVAAAINCGQNADAAGPVKATYLLYNNTGDLNGGFTASIKDESLTACGDSGQSPTTWHTGSAGATAGQVACGTYQGAAEVIWTTEAKNVLSYIRGSTTDVQALYQWWRTNG; from the coding sequence TTGTTTCACCTCAACACGGTGCTGCGAGCCGCGACGGCGGCGGCGCTCACGGGTGGCCTCATGAGTGGCTTTGCCTGCCTGGGCACCGCTACGGCGAACGCCGACCCGAATGACACGCTGGCGGCTTCGCTGTCGAAGGGCTATTCGTTGAGCAACTGCACACCCAAAGAGCCTCCGGCGGGGGTGGCGGCCGCGATCAACTGCGGACAGAACGCCGACGCCGCCGGCCCTGTCAAAGCGACGTACCTGCTCTACAACAACACCGGCGACCTCAACGGCGGATTTACCGCCAGTATCAAGGATGAGAGCCTCACCGCATGCGGTGACAGCGGCCAGTCACCGACCACGTGGCACACCGGCAGTGCCGGCGCCACCGCGGGACAGGTCGCCTGCGGTACCTACCAGGGCGCCGCGGAGGTCATCTGGACCACTGAGGCCAAGAATGTGCTGAGCTACATCCGCGGATCCACCACCGACGTCCAGGCGCTCTACCAGTGGTGGCGCACCAACGGCTGA
- the thiD gene encoding bifunctional hydroxymethylpyrimidine kinase/phosphomethylpyrimidine kinase, translating into MSFLPLAQPGSTPLRVLTIAGSDSGGGAGIQADMRTIALLGVHACVAVTAVTVQNTLGVKSFHEVPDDVVAGQIEAVVTDIGVQAAKTGMLASSSIIEAVARTWRELDLTVPLVVDPVCASMHGDPLLAASALDSLRSQLFPIATLVTPNLDEVKLLVDIDVVDPESQRAAAEALHGLGPRWALVKGGHLRSSQRSSDLLYDGEEFYEFDAERLPTGNDHGGGDTLAAATACALAHGYQMPDAVAFGKRWVTECLRAAYPLGGGHGPVSPLFRLGS; encoded by the coding sequence GTGAGTTTCCTCCCCCTGGCCCAGCCGGGATCAACGCCGCTGCGGGTGCTGACCATCGCCGGATCGGACTCCGGCGGCGGCGCCGGCATCCAGGCCGACATGCGCACCATCGCGCTGCTCGGCGTGCATGCCTGCGTCGCCGTCACCGCGGTCACGGTGCAGAACACGCTGGGCGTCAAGAGCTTTCACGAAGTGCCCGACGACGTGGTGGCCGGGCAGATCGAAGCGGTGGTCACCGACATCGGCGTCCAGGCCGCCAAGACCGGGATGCTGGCGTCGTCGTCCATCATCGAGGCGGTGGCACGCACGTGGCGTGAACTCGACCTGACCGTGCCCCTGGTGGTCGACCCGGTGTGCGCGTCCATGCACGGCGACCCGCTGCTGGCCGCCTCAGCACTGGATTCACTTCGCAGCCAACTGTTTCCGATCGCCACCCTGGTGACACCCAACCTGGACGAAGTGAAGCTGCTGGTCGATATCGACGTCGTCGACCCGGAGTCCCAACGCGCCGCTGCCGAAGCGCTGCACGGTCTGGGTCCGCGCTGGGCGCTGGTCAAGGGCGGACACCTGCGCTCGTCGCAGCGCAGCAGCGACCTGCTCTATGACGGCGAGGAATTCTACGAGTTCGACGCCGAGCGACTGCCCACCGGCAACGACCATGGCGGCGGCGACACACTGGCGGCGGCGACGGCGTGCGCGCTGGCGCACGGATATCAGATGCCCGACGCGGTCGCATTCGGAAAGCGATGGGTCACCGAATGTCTGCGCGCCGCATATCCACTGGGCGGCGGGCACGGCCCGGTGTCCCCGTTGTTCCGGCTCGGCTCATGA
- a CDS encoding DUF4190 domain-containing protein, producing the protein MTDQPPGYPPPPGDYPPPAGGYGYQPSQPPPGYGYPPPAPGYGYPPPPWSSTNPMAIASLVSALVGWICGIGPILGVVFGIIALNQIKQNGQGGRGLALAGIIIGGIGIAFMVLYLILVMIGAAAEMGSSHADAGLILFGQQAFSHGAAA; encoded by the coding sequence GTGACGGATCAACCGCCGGGCTACCCGCCGCCGCCGGGTGACTACCCACCGCCCGCGGGTGGATACGGTTACCAGCCTTCCCAGCCGCCGCCCGGCTACGGGTATCCGCCGCCGGCTCCGGGCTACGGGTATCCGCCACCGCCGTGGAGCAGCACCAACCCGATGGCCATCGCCTCTCTGGTGTCGGCGCTGGTGGGCTGGATCTGCGGCATCGGGCCGATCCTCGGCGTGGTGTTCGGCATCATCGCGCTGAATCAGATCAAGCAGAACGGTCAAGGGGGCCGGGGCCTGGCGCTGGCCGGCATCATCATCGGCGGGATCGGGATCGCCTTCATGGTGCTGTACCTGATTCTCGTGATGATCGGCGCGGCCGCCGAGATGGGCAGCTCACACGCGGACGCCGGCCTGATCCTTTTTGGGCAGCAGGCGTTTTCGCACGGTGCCGCGGCCTGA
- a CDS encoding M28 family peptidase: MTRPLAVLLLTLLIAACATTHPPARQPAAAPDPGRSLAAKVTADGMFVHLRALQEIANANKGNRTTGTPGYDASVDYVVKALRGKGFDVSTPQFERMRNVSEGKPTLTVGGRSFPVDQASLLVRTPPGGLTGQVVRPTQAAGCGAGDYAAALPKGAIAVVDDSRCSVVDKQNAAVGRGAAAVIVISQPSGQGAPPTLFNPGYYNQLTVPVAVVGANGAAALKGSTASVRLVLDAENVRVVSRNVLAQTKTGSANEVVMVGTHLDSPAESPGINNAGSGVAAVLETALQLGPLPPVANAVRFAFWGAAENGLNGSMDYVFSLDNNALNDIALYLNFDMLGSPNPGFFTDDGDQSGPAGPGVAASDIPEGSAGIERTLAGYLNLAGKRPADMPVNTRTDYHPFLVAGVPVGGMNTGASQTKTTVQARLWGGQPGAAFDPNYQGPRDTVDEINRDALAVMGSGVAFAVGTYADSIGGVNGVTPHDKRHRTRVS; encoded by the coding sequence ATGACGCGGCCGCTCGCCGTCCTCCTGCTGACGCTGCTGATCGCGGCCTGCGCGACGACCCACCCGCCGGCCCGGCAACCGGCCGCCGCACCCGACCCGGGCCGTTCGCTGGCCGCGAAGGTGACCGCGGACGGCATGTTCGTCCACCTGCGCGCGCTGCAGGAGATCGCCAACGCCAACAAGGGCAACCGGACGACCGGCACCCCGGGTTATGACGCCAGTGTCGACTACGTGGTGAAAGCCCTGCGCGGCAAGGGGTTCGACGTTTCGACACCGCAGTTCGAGCGGATGCGGAACGTGTCCGAGGGCAAGCCCACCCTGACGGTCGGCGGCCGCAGCTTCCCGGTGGACCAGGCTTCGCTTCTGGTGCGGACGCCGCCGGGTGGCTTGACCGGTCAGGTGGTGCGGCCGACCCAAGCCGCCGGCTGCGGTGCGGGGGACTATGCGGCCGCGCTGCCCAAGGGGGCGATCGCCGTGGTCGACGACAGCCGCTGCTCGGTGGTCGACAAACAGAACGCCGCGGTGGGCAGGGGCGCCGCGGCGGTGATCGTGATCAGCCAGCCCAGCGGTCAGGGGGCGCCCCCGACGCTGTTCAACCCGGGCTACTACAACCAGCTGACGGTGCCGGTCGCGGTGGTGGGGGCCAATGGAGCGGCCGCGCTGAAGGGGTCCACCGCTTCGGTGCGGCTGGTACTGGACGCCGAGAACGTGCGGGTGGTGTCGCGAAATGTGCTGGCGCAGACCAAGACCGGGTCGGCCAATGAGGTGGTGATGGTCGGCACCCATCTGGACAGCCCGGCTGAAAGTCCGGGCATCAACAATGCCGGTTCCGGGGTGGCGGCGGTGCTGGAGACCGCTCTGCAGCTGGGCCCGCTGCCGCCGGTGGCCAACGCGGTGCGGTTCGCCTTCTGGGGTGCTGCGGAGAACGGGCTCAACGGGTCCATGGATTACGTGTTCAGCCTGGACAACAACGCGCTCAACGACATCGCTCTCTACCTCAACTTCGACATGCTCGGATCCCCCAACCCCGGCTTCTTCACCGACGACGGAGATCAGTCCGGCCCGGCCGGGCCCGGTGTGGCGGCATCGGACATTCCGGAGGGGTCGGCCGGGATCGAGCGCACCCTGGCCGGCTACCTGAACCTGGCCGGCAAACGCCCGGCCGACATGCCGGTGAACACCAGGACCGACTACCACCCGTTCCTGGTCGCCGGTGTGCCGGTGGGTGGCATGAACACCGGTGCCTCACAGACGAAAACGACTGTGCAGGCGCGACTCTGGGGTGGGCAACCCGGCGCCGCCTTCGACCCGAATTATCAGGGTCCCCGCGACACCGTCGACGAGATCAATCGCGACGCGCTGGCGGTGATGGGGTCCGGGGTGGCCTTTGCGGTCGGCACCTATGCGGATTCGATCGGCGGCGTCAACGGGGTCACACCGCACGACAAACGCCATCGGACGCGGGTTTCCTGA